One segment of Candidatus Krumholzibacteriia bacterium DNA contains the following:
- a CDS encoding carbohydrate-binding protein, giving the protein MKTTTALPLFSLLALVLAVFPRPAQATFSLVWADEFNGTALDTEKWGYDIGTGCPDLCGWGNAELQYYRSENVDVFGGNLVITAREESFGGRSFTSGKIVTRNKHSFLYGRIEMRAKLPKGGGMWPAFWMMPQDDTYGTWAASGEIDIMESANAMDFVSGTLHFGGEFPQNTFSGGSYAPANADFSNGFRVYAIEWEPDEIRWYVDDLLYSTKTSDDWFTNAAPGNPRAPFDQPFYLILNAAVGGNFTGCTSPGCITADLPQQFVVDYVRVYADTDNALPSVQILEPRSGSTLPRGDVAISVDVDDPDGSIDRVEFYDDFTYLGEATTPPYDFVWQNVFDGCFRIRARAIDDQGGTAESVSDITVGAGCGQAPFGDTVATLPGRIEAEDYDEGGPLVAYVDSDPTNNGGAYRPSEGVDLEATADVGGGFNLGWVQPGEWVEYTAIVASTGTFDLRARVASASGGGTFRLEVDGVDRTGAVAVPATGGWQSWVDVDFTADLESGLHVIRFVPLSGEFNLNWFEGLSVATS; this is encoded by the coding sequence GTGAAGACGACCACGGCCCTCCCATTGTTCTCCCTCCTGGCCCTTGTCCTGGCCGTGTTCCCGCGACCGGCGCAGGCGACCTTCTCGCTCGTCTGGGCCGACGAGTTCAACGGCACGGCACTCGACACCGAGAAGTGGGGCTACGACATCGGCACCGGATGCCCGGACCTCTGCGGATGGGGCAACGCCGAACTCCAGTACTACCGCTCGGAGAACGTCGACGTCTTCGGCGGCAATCTCGTGATCACGGCGCGCGAGGAGAGCTTCGGGGGGCGTTCGTTCACGTCGGGCAAGATCGTCACCCGCAACAAGCACAGCTTCCTGTACGGCCGCATCGAGATGCGCGCCAAGCTGCCGAAGGGCGGCGGCATGTGGCCGGCCTTCTGGATGATGCCCCAGGACGACACCTACGGAACCTGGGCCGCCAGCGGTGAGATCGACATCATGGAGTCCGCGAACGCAATGGACTTCGTCTCCGGCACCCTGCACTTCGGCGGAGAGTTCCCGCAGAACACGTTCAGCGGCGGCAGCTACGCGCCGGCGAACGCCGACTTCTCCAACGGATTCCGGGTGTACGCCATCGAGTGGGAACCCGACGAGATCCGCTGGTACGTCGACGACCTGCTGTACTCGACGAAGACCAGCGACGATTGGTTCACGAACGCCGCGCCCGGCAATCCGCGCGCACCCTTCGACCAGCCCTTCTACCTGATCCTCAACGCGGCGGTGGGCGGCAACTTCACCGGATGCACGTCGCCGGGCTGCATCACCGCGGACCTCCCGCAGCAGTTCGTGGTCGACTACGTGCGCGTGTACGCCGACACCGACAACGCCCTGCCGAGCGTCCAGATCCTCGAACCGCGATCGGGCTCGACGCTTCCGCGTGGGGACGTTGCCATCTCGGTCGACGTCGACGATCCGGACGGATCGATCGATCGAGTGGAGTTCTACGACGATTTCACCTATCTCGGCGAGGCCACGACCCCGCCCTACGACTTCGTGTGGCAGAACGTCTTCGACGGCTGCTTCCGGATCCGCGCGCGCGCGATCGACGACCAGGGTGGGACCGCCGAGAGCGTCAGCGACATCACCGTGGGTGCGGGCTGCGGCCAGGCTCCCTTCGGCGACACCGTCGCCACCCTCCCGGGACGGATCGAGGCGGAGGACTACGACGAAGGGGGCCCGCTCGTCGCCTACGTCGACAGCGACCCGACCAACAACGGCGGCGCGTATCGCCCGAGCGAAGGGGTCGATCTCGAGGCGACCGCCGACGTGGGCGGAGGCTTCAACCTGGGTTGGGTACAGCCCGGCGAGTGGGTGGAATACACCGCCATCGTCGCATCGACCGGGACCTTCGACCTGCGCGCTCGCGTCGCGTCGGCGAGTGGCGGGGGCACGTTCCGCCTCGAGGTCGACGGTGTCGATCGCACGGGTGCCGTGGCGGTTCCGGCCACCGGCGGCTGGCAGAGCTGGGTCGATGTCGATTTCACGGCCGACCTCGAGTCGGGGTTGCACGTGATCCGCTTCGTGCCGCTCTCCGGCGAGTTCAACCTGAACTGGTTCGAAGGACTCTCGGTCGCGACCTC
- a CDS encoding SCP2 sterol-binding domain-containing protein, which yields MKLDDHPTVKTLRARRQVDSDPDPRSLKADELLTIAREAGADDAGLVAIDRPELAGERPHLERALPGVRTLLAYVVRMNREPLRATARSVANLEFHTVGHDVDAVGHRVVAALEARGVRALNPAMGFPMEVQDFPSRLWIVEHKTTAVAAGLGAMGVHRNVIHPRFGNHVLLGTVLVAQDVATQSEPLDYNPCLECKLCVSACPVGAIKPDGAFDFSACYHHNYHDFMANFARWEDRLADARSASDLRDRHREGESVAHWQSLSYGANYRAAYCLAVCPAGEDVIAPFLDDRKGYRQQVVDPLRDHDEPVYALPGSDAEAHVTRRFPHKEVRHVESGLRPQSISTFAEGLFLVFQAEQAKDVDATWHFTFRGTDDRALTVRVERGRLDVREGLHGDADLRIRADAETWIDFLNGRRGLLRSWITGRIRFRGSPRWLLRFARLFPV from the coding sequence GTGAAGCTCGACGATCATCCCACGGTGAAGACCCTTCGGGCCCGCCGGCAGGTGGACAGTGATCCGGATCCCCGATCGCTCAAGGCAGACGAGCTACTGACCATCGCCCGCGAAGCGGGCGCCGACGACGCCGGACTGGTCGCCATCGACCGACCCGAACTCGCCGGCGAGCGGCCACACCTCGAGAGGGCCCTGCCCGGAGTCCGCACGCTCCTGGCCTATGTAGTGCGCATGAACCGAGAGCCGCTGCGCGCCACTGCCCGCTCCGTGGCCAACCTGGAGTTCCACACCGTGGGCCACGACGTCGACGCCGTGGGACACCGCGTGGTAGCGGCGCTCGAAGCGCGCGGGGTTCGTGCGCTCAACCCCGCCATGGGTTTCCCCATGGAGGTGCAGGACTTCCCTTCGCGCTTGTGGATCGTCGAGCACAAGACGACGGCAGTGGCCGCCGGATTGGGTGCGATGGGCGTCCACCGCAACGTCATCCATCCGCGCTTCGGCAACCACGTGCTGCTCGGAACCGTGCTCGTCGCCCAGGACGTCGCAACGCAGTCGGAGCCGCTCGACTACAATCCCTGCCTGGAGTGCAAGCTCTGCGTCTCGGCCTGCCCCGTCGGCGCGATCAAACCCGACGGTGCCTTCGACTTCTCGGCCTGCTACCACCACAACTACCACGACTTCATGGCCAACTTCGCACGTTGGGAGGACCGCCTGGCCGACGCCCGCAGTGCTTCCGACCTTCGCGATCGGCACCGTGAGGGCGAGAGCGTGGCCCATTGGCAGAGCCTCTCGTACGGCGCCAATTACCGGGCGGCGTACTGTCTGGCGGTGTGTCCAGCCGGCGAGGACGTCATCGCACCCTTCCTGGACGACCGCAAGGGCTACCGGCAGCAGGTGGTCGATCCCCTCCGAGATCACGACGAACCCGTCTACGCGCTACCCGGCTCCGACGCCGAGGCGCACGTGACCCGGCGCTTCCCCCACAAGGAGGTCCGTCACGTCGAGAGCGGACTGCGTCCCCAGAGCATCTCGACCTTCGCGGAAGGCTTGTTCCTGGTGTTCCAGGCGGAGCAGGCGAAAGACGTCGACGCGACCTGGCACTTCACCTTCCGCGGCACCGATGACCGGGCATTGACCGTACGTGTCGAACGTGGCCGACTGGACGTACGCGAAGGACTACACGGCGACGCCGACCTACGCATCCGGGCAGACGCGGAGACCTGGATCGACTTCCTCAACGGGCGGCGTGGCCTGCTGCGCTCATGGATCACCGGAAGGATCCGCTTCCGTGGATCGCCTCGATGGCTGTTGCGTTTCGCCAGGCTGTTTCCCGTGTGA
- a CDS encoding NAD-dependent succinate-semialdehyde dehydrogenase — protein MPFRTTDPTTGRTERTFDPLDRAGIDAAITRTHDAFVGFRNTPTPGRAEGLRKVAERLETRRDELARLATKEMGKRLAEAGSEVDKCAWVCRYYAEHAEEQLADEVVSTDAKASYVRHLPLGVVLAIMPWNFPYWQILRFAAPALAAGNTALVKPAPSTPQCGLAVAELFAEAGFPEGCVQTILVEPEQVPSILDDPRVRAVTLTGSEAAGSAVAEQAAKRIKPSVLELGGSDPFVVMPSADLDRALDAAVTSRMINNGQSCIAAKRFVVHEDVADAFTKGLVERVEALRLGDPSDDDTDIGPMATAALRDRLADQVDRSIEAGARARTGCEVVEGEGFFYRPGVLTDVPEDCPARTEELFGPVAVVHRARDLVHAIALANETRYGLGAAIFSRDDAECERAIRDLDAGCTFVNAFVKSDPRLPFGGTKASGYGRELARDGLLSFVNRKTVWVEG, from the coding sequence ATGCCCTTCCGGACCACCGACCCGACCACCGGACGCACCGAGAGGACCTTCGATCCCCTCGACCGCGCCGGAATCGATGCCGCGATCACTCGTACGCACGACGCCTTCGTCGGTTTCCGCAACACGCCGACGCCCGGGCGGGCCGAGGGCCTGCGCAAGGTGGCCGAGCGGCTCGAGACCCGTCGCGACGAACTCGCGCGGCTGGCGACGAAGGAGATGGGAAAGCGACTCGCCGAGGCGGGGTCGGAGGTCGACAAGTGTGCCTGGGTGTGCCGCTACTACGCCGAGCACGCCGAGGAGCAGCTGGCCGACGAGGTGGTCTCGACCGACGCGAAGGCCTCGTACGTGCGGCATCTCCCCCTCGGCGTGGTGCTCGCGATCATGCCGTGGAACTTCCCGTACTGGCAGATCCTGCGCTTCGCCGCGCCGGCGCTGGCCGCGGGCAACACCGCGCTCGTGAAGCCGGCGCCGAGCACGCCGCAGTGCGGATTGGCCGTCGCCGAACTCTTCGCCGAGGCGGGCTTCCCCGAGGGGTGTGTCCAGACGATCCTGGTCGAACCGGAGCAGGTCCCGTCGATCCTCGACGACCCCCGGGTGCGCGCCGTCACGCTGACCGGTTCGGAGGCGGCGGGCAGCGCGGTCGCGGAGCAGGCGGCGAAGCGGATCAAGCCGAGCGTCCTCGAGCTCGGCGGCAGCGATCCCTTCGTGGTGATGCCCTCGGCCGATCTCGACCGCGCGCTCGACGCCGCGGTCACCAGTCGCATGATCAACAACGGCCAGTCGTGCATCGCGGCCAAGCGCTTCGTCGTGCACGAGGACGTGGCCGACGCGTTCACGAAAGGCCTGGTCGAACGGGTCGAGGCGCTACGGCTCGGCGATCCGTCGGACGACGACACCGACATCGGCCCGATGGCGACGGCGGCGCTGCGGGATCGCCTTGCCGACCAGGTCGACCGGTCGATCGAAGCCGGCGCCCGTGCGCGCACCGGCTGTGAGGTCGTCGAGGGCGAAGGCTTCTTCTACCGCCCCGGCGTGTTGACCGACGTCCCCGAAGACTGCCCGGCGCGCACCGAGGAGCTCTTCGGTCCGGTCGCGGTGGTGCATCGGGCGCGCGACCTGGTGCACGCGATCGCGCTGGCGAACGAGACGCGCTACGGCCTCGGTGCGGCGATCTTCAGCCGGGACGACGCCGAGTGCGAACGGGCGATCCGTGACCTCGACGCAGGCTGCACCTTCGTGAACGCCTTCGTGAAGTCCGACCCGCGGCTGCCGTTCGGAGGGACGAAGGCCTCGGGCTACGGGCGCGAACTGGCGCGCGACGGTCTGCTGTCGTTCGTGAACCGGAAGACGGTGTGGGTCGAGGGGTGA